From one Eucalyptus grandis isolate ANBG69807.140 chromosome 9, ASM1654582v1, whole genome shotgun sequence genomic stretch:
- the LOC120288447 gene encoding uncharacterized protein LOC120288447 translates to MERHKWHCLHRILKCSGQGIGLYLDSVKKVEWSACACNEGRISVNPDKFMEMMVLDSCFVIEMFQGLDEGFENLGYFPNDPVFSMRGSIPQIQWDVIMLKNQILLFILDQPLILQLSDPNQKECVAETHIPGLEFDQLYDHGKVHCLEGFRRSLMHLCPKRPRSKRLLQCWPQFTYCLTKLHEARLKMRLDLESFLGDIKFEDEILRIPHLGRGRSSST, encoded by the exons ATGGAGCGGCACAAGTGGCACTGCCTCCACCGCATCCTCAAGTGCTCTGGTCAAGGGATAGGCCTCTATCTAGACTCGGTGAAGAAGGTCGAGTGGAGTGCTTGTGCTTGCAACGAGGGAAGGATATCCGTGAATCCTGACAAGTTCATGGAGATGATGGTTCTCGACAGTTGCTTTGTGATCGAGATGTTCCAGGGATTGGACGAGGGGTTTGAGAATCTCGGCTACTTTCCCAATGACCCTGTCTTCTCAATGCGGGGATCGATACCCCAGATCCAGTGGGACGTGATCATGCTCAAGAATCAGATCCTGCTCTTCATACTCGATCAGCCACTCATTCTCCAGCTCAGCGACCCCAACCAAAAGGAGTGTGTGGCCGA GACGCACATCCCAGGATTGGAGTTCGACCAGTTATACGACCATGGCAAGGTCCATTGCCTTGAAGGGTTCCGGAGGAGCCTCATGCACTTGTGCCCGAAGCGGCCCAGAAGCAAGCGATTGCTGCAATGTTGGCCACAGTTCACATACTGCTTGACCAAGCTCCACGAAGCTAGGCTCAAGATGAGGTTGGATCTTGAGAGTTTTTTGGGGGACATCAAGTTCGAGGACGAGATCCTCAGGATCCCGCATCTGGGACGAGGTCGCTCTTCCTCAACTTGA